A stretch of the Narcine bancroftii isolate sNarBan1 chromosome 14, sNarBan1.hap1, whole genome shotgun sequence genome encodes the following:
- the LOC138749186 gene encoding uncharacterized protein isoform X2 produces the protein MQCIPSLPNSYHYKGPCTPTLTIPVLLIWTMLCIPTYTSPSSDLPLQALTSATHSYHIPSGQLFQFCTPLLRLSACPWSHTRPIANFPFGHSPTGWEKTGGTVDVVISATSLQHQRSGLESNIVRSLYILSCLQEFSLETLVSSHCSKRTSFHVLAL, from the exons ATGCAGTGTATTCCTTCACTTCCCAATTCATACCACTACAAAGGTCCATGCACTCCCACCTTGACCATCCCAGTTCTTCTAATCTGGACAATGCTGTGCATTCCCACCTACACCTCGCCATCCTCAGACCTGCCCCTCCAAGCTCTCACCAGTGCCACTCATTCCTACCACATTCCCAGTGGCCAattatttcaattctgcaccccactcctgcgCCTatctgcctgtccatggtctcataccaGACCAATAGCTAATTTTCcatttggacactctccaaccggatg GGAGAAAACAGGAGGCACAGTTGacgtagtgattagtgcaacatcgttacagcaccagcgatcaggattggAATCCAAcatcgtaaggagtttgtacattctctcgtgTCTGCAGGAGTTTTCACTggagactctggtttcctcccactgttcaaaacgtaccag TTTCCACGTCTTGGCCCTTTGA
- the LOC138749186 gene encoding uncharacterized protein isoform X3 codes for MKILLIQGHIKVYCVPEVNTAAGMLEFSTSRLREKTGGTVDVVISATSLQHQRSGLESNIVRSLYILSCLQEFSLETLVSSHCSKRTSFHVLAL; via the exons atg AAAATTTTGCTGATCCAAGGTCATATTAAAGTGTACTGTGTCCCAGAAGTTAACACTGCAGCTGGAATGTTGGAGTTTAGTACCTCCAGGCTGAG GGAGAAAACAGGAGGCACAGTTGacgtagtgattagtgcaacatcgttacagcaccagcgatcaggattggAATCCAAcatcgtaaggagtttgtacattctctcgtgTCTGCAGGAGTTTTCACTggagactctggtttcctcccactgttcaaaacgtaccag TTTCCACGTCTTGGCCCTTTGA
- the LOC138749186 gene encoding uncharacterized protein isoform X1, whose product MAVSSSSPSCPHHRPHPLHRPVPITVPILFTVLSLSPSPSSSPSCPHRRPHPLHRPVPILFTVLSPSPSPSSSPSCPHPPHRPHRRPHPLHRPVPIAVPILFTVLSPSPSPSSSPSCPHPPHRPHHPHRPVPITVPILFTVLSPSPSPSSSPSCPHHRPHPLHHPVPITVPILFTVLSPSSSPSCPHPLHRPVPILFTVLSPSSSPSCPHHRPHPLHHSIPIPGPHPLSPSPSPSHPHPYLFPHPHHGPRPLPLSLSPAPSSLPSFPHPLPSPSSLLSYPHPWPRPHTLHLPVPSPSPSLFTFLSSSPSLFIILSPSLAPRPLSPSPSPILITIRPYHSSCPLPLTPSS is encoded by the coding sequence ATGGCCGTCTCGTCCTCTTCACCGTCCTGTCCCCATCACCGTCCCCATCCTCTTCACCGTCCTGTCCCCATCACCGTCCCCATCCTCTTCACCGTCCTGTCCCTATCACCGTCCCCATCCTCTTCACCGTCCTGTCCCCATCGCCGTCCCCATCCTCTTCACCGTCCTGTCCCCATCCTCTTCACCGTCCTGTCCCCATCGCCGTCCCCATCCTCTTCACCGTCCTGTCCCCATCCTCCTCACCGTCCCCATCGCCGTCCCCATCCTCTTCACCGTCCTGTCCCCATCGCCGTCCCCATCCTCTTCACCGTCCTGTCCCCATCGCCGTCCCCATCCTCTTCACCGTCCTGTCCCCATCCTCCTCACCGTCCCCATCATCCTCACCGTCCTGTCCCCATCACCGTCCCCATCCTCTTCACCGTCCTGTCCCCATCACCGTCCCCATCCTCTTCACCGTCCTGTCCCCATCACCGTCCCCATCCTCTTCACCATCCTGTCCCCATCACCGTCCCCATCCTCTTCACCGTCCTGTCCCCATCCTCTTCACCGTCCTGTCCCCATCCTCTTCACCGTCCTGTCCCCATCCTCTTCACCGTCCTGTCCCCATCCTCTTCACCTTCCTGTCCCCATCACCGTCCCCATCCCCTTCATCATTCTATCCCCATCCCCGGCCCTCATCCCCTGTCCCCATCCCCATctccttcccatccacatccctACCTCTTCCCGCACCCTCATCACGGTCCTCgtcctttacctctgtccctGTCACCAGCCCCATCCTCTTTACCATcctttccccatcccctcccctccccatcctctttACTGTCCTATCCTCATCCCTGGCCCCGTCCCCATACTCTTCACCTTCCTGTCCCATCACCATCCCCATCCCTCTTCACCTTCCTGTCCTCATCCCCATCCCTCTTCATCATTCTGTCCCCGTCCCTGGCCCCTCGTCCCCtgtccccatctccctccccaatcctcatCACCATCCGTCCTTATCATAGTTCTTGTCCTTTACCTCTGACTCCATCCTCCTGA
- the bcl2l10 gene encoding bcl-2-like protein 10: MPDSEAVARTRDCVREQALVLARDYLQHCLGPGRGPRPPNEAARTLRKVADQMVEQHQAAFSNMKSRLDNGLQVYARARSGEAGPEEAAAVVAAADFLRRVAEEMSADEKMNWGRVVSVFAFAGVLGRHLRDSGMAVRSEAGPCPLDALAESVANYLGKERREWMEQNGGWDGFLRFFGSGDHWQESTVRNMLITVAGFGIAGLACLLAVR; encoded by the exons ATGCCTGACTCGGAGGCGGTGGCCAGGACGCGGGACTGCGTGCGGGAGCAGGCGCTGGTGTTGGCCCGGGACTACCTCCAGCACTGCCTGGGCCCGGGCCGGGGGCCGAGGCCGCCCAATGAGGCGGCCCGCACCCTCCGCAAGGTGGCCGACCAGATGGTGGAGCAGCACCAGGCCGCCTTCAGCAACATGAAGAGCCGCCTGGACAACGGCCTGCAGGTCTACGCCCGGGCCCGGAGCGGCGAGGCCGGGCCCGAGGAGGCGGCGGCGGTGGTGGCGGCGGCCGACTTCTTGCGGCGGGTGGCCGAGGAGATGTCGGCCGACGAGAAGATGAACTGGGGCCGGGTGGTGAGCGTGTTCGCCTTCGCCGGCGTGCTGGGCCGCCACCTCAGGGACTCGGGCATGGCGGTGCGGAGCGAGGCGGGGCCCTGCCCGCTGGACGCGCTGGCAGAGAGTGTGGCCAACTACCTGGGCAAGGAGCGGCGGGAGTGGATGGAGCAGAACGGAGGCTGG GATGGATTTCTCAGATTCTTTGGCAGCGGTGACCATTGGCAAGAATCCACAGTACGAAACATGCTGATAACGGTTGCTGGATTTGGTATAGCTGGCTTAGCCTGCCTTCTTGCCGTCCGATAG